One genomic segment of Paenibacillus xylanexedens includes these proteins:
- the pdaA gene encoding delta-lactam-biosynthetic de-N-acetylase, whose product MKRMVLYILLGLLSISMVPAQTEASPVTGAYHFGFKKSQNGQLPSIDQEGFKSILQHNDAIFLGDTKQKELYLTFDNGYENGFTPAILDVLRTKKVPAAFFVTGHYLKDQPELVKRMAAEGHIVGNHSWSHPDMTRISNEKLREELEKVKSEVNRLTGQQATFLRPPRGIFNNRTLAESHAQGYVNVFWSVAYKDWDTNVQRGAQYAHQQVLKQLHPGAVILLHSVSKDNTEALGSIIDEARKQGYAFKSLDDLRTKSY is encoded by the coding sequence ATGAAGCGAATGGTTCTATATATACTGTTGGGGCTGTTATCCATCAGTATGGTACCGGCACAGACTGAAGCATCACCGGTTACCGGAGCGTATCACTTTGGCTTCAAAAAAAGTCAAAACGGTCAACTGCCCTCCATTGATCAGGAAGGCTTTAAATCAATCTTACAACATAATGATGCCATTTTCCTGGGGGATACAAAACAGAAGGAGTTGTATCTCACGTTTGATAACGGGTATGAGAATGGATTCACACCTGCCATACTGGATGTTTTGCGTACCAAGAAGGTGCCGGCTGCTTTCTTTGTGACAGGTCATTATCTGAAAGATCAGCCTGAGTTGGTCAAACGTATGGCGGCTGAGGGTCATATTGTCGGTAATCATTCATGGAGTCATCCGGATATGACCCGTATCTCCAATGAAAAGCTTAGAGAGGAACTTGAGAAGGTCAAGTCGGAGGTCAATCGGCTGACGGGTCAACAAGCGACCTTTTTACGGCCACCGCGTGGAATTTTTAACAATCGTACGCTTGCAGAGAGTCATGCTCAGGGTTATGTGAATGTGTTCTGGTCTGTTGCTTATAAAGATTGGGATACCAATGTACAGCGTGGCGCACAATATGCTCATCAACAAGTGTTGAAACAACTCCATCCGGGTGCTGTCATTTTGCTTCATTCTGTATCCAAAGATAACACGGAAGCTCTGGGTTCCATCATTGATGAGGCTCGCAAGCAAGGATATGCATTCAAAAGTCTGGATGATCTGCGGACCAAAAGTTATTGA
- the cysC gene encoding adenylyl-sulfate kinase has translation MSKEERNITWQSSSINRQDREKHNGHHSRAIWFTGLSGAGKSSLAFALEQYLYDQGVRCYVLDGDNVRHGLNRDLGFTAGDRQENLRRIGEVSKLMVDAGLFVLSAFISPHEQDREMVRQLFEPDDFIEIYVRCSIQECERRDPKGLYKKARNGDIPHFTGISAPYDVPKSPSFIIDTEQWSIEEAVQEIVQHLEQIGALQLPLPTKTALVH, from the coding sequence ATGTCAAAGGAAGAGCGCAACATAACCTGGCAATCATCCAGCATCAACAGGCAAGACCGGGAGAAGCATAATGGGCACCATAGTCGTGCCATATGGTTTACCGGGTTATCAGGTGCAGGAAAGTCATCCCTTGCATTTGCCCTGGAGCAGTATCTCTACGATCAAGGCGTACGCTGTTATGTTCTGGACGGGGATAATGTACGTCATGGACTGAACCGTGATCTCGGTTTTACAGCAGGGGATCGTCAAGAAAATCTGCGGCGAATTGGTGAAGTATCGAAGTTAATGGTAGATGCCGGGTTGTTTGTACTTTCGGCTTTTATCTCTCCTCATGAACAGGATAGGGAGATGGTCAGACAGTTATTTGAACCAGATGATTTCATTGAAATCTATGTGCGCTGTTCAATCCAAGAATGTGAGCGGCGTGATCCCAAGGGTCTATACAAAAAAGCCCGCAACGGTGACATCCCGCATTTCACAGGCATTTCCGCCCCCTATGATGTACCAAAATCTCCTTCATTTATCATCGATACAGAGCAATGGTCCATTGAGGAAGCAGTACAAGAGATCGTACAGCATTTGGAGCAGATTGGTGCTCTTCAACTGCCACTCCCTACGAAAACAGCCCTCGTTCATTAA
- a CDS encoding ABC transporter ATP-binding protein has product MSELRYFMRKLHHVTGPILYWNLLGMICISLMEGIGIYMLVPMLSLIGIFEMGSTGLSIPWIGDVLNRFSENSQLLLVLFTFVLIVSGQAWMQRLQTIRNTRIQQQFVRTLRMETYVAIIMAQWSFFLQKRKSDFNHILTTELARVSQGTSIMLQMAASLIFTGIQIGLAFWLSAKLTALVLVCGLLLFFVLRKFVKRAKQIGDQTSEFSQSYYNGITEHFNGIKDIKSNMLERSHMNWFERMCRQIERNVIQFSQLNSGTQLIHRMSAAIIIAAFIYLSLRVMTVPPASLLLIILIFSRLWPRFTAIQSNLEYISSMLPAFRVVRELQAQTAKSREISEEIASAGDVGTDGIQPMELKESITCEDVCYRYEGSDTYSLRNVQASIPARGMTAIVGKSGAGKSTLIDLIMGLVRPETGRILIDGVPLSEERLLSWRSSIGYVSQDPFLFHTSIRENLRLVDPNASEEQMWQALQFSSSAAFVRKLPQGLDTIIGDRGIRLSGGERQRLVLARAMLRNPSVLVLDEATSALDSENEQYIHEALERLKGHVTIIVIAHRLSTIRTADRVIVLDEGRVIQEGGYQQLSTDPVGTFSKLLNMQAGVVGQ; this is encoded by the coding sequence ATCTCGGAATTAAGGTATTTCATGCGAAAGTTGCATCATGTCACGGGGCCCATTTTATATTGGAATCTGCTAGGGATGATCTGTATCAGTCTCATGGAAGGGATCGGCATTTACATGCTTGTTCCGATGCTGAGTCTGATTGGCATATTTGAGATGGGCTCCACAGGCTTAAGCATTCCCTGGATTGGCGACGTGTTGAATCGTTTTTCTGAAAATAGCCAATTGTTACTCGTATTGTTCACCTTTGTGTTGATTGTCTCCGGACAGGCCTGGATGCAGCGTCTCCAGACGATCCGTAATACTCGAATCCAGCAGCAATTTGTACGAACGCTGCGCATGGAAACCTATGTTGCCATCATTATGGCGCAATGGTCATTTTTTCTCCAAAAACGAAAATCCGATTTTAACCATATATTAACGACTGAACTTGCACGTGTGAGCCAAGGAACGAGCATTATGCTGCAAATGGCTGCCTCTCTGATCTTTACGGGCATTCAGATCGGTCTTGCTTTCTGGTTATCCGCTAAGCTGACGGCACTTGTGCTGGTCTGTGGATTGTTATTATTTTTTGTCTTGAGAAAATTCGTCAAGCGGGCCAAGCAGATCGGAGACCAGACCTCTGAATTCTCGCAAAGTTATTATAACGGCATTACCGAGCATTTTAATGGAATCAAGGATATTAAGAGCAACATGCTTGAGCGTTCACACATGAACTGGTTTGAGCGCATGTGCAGACAGATAGAACGCAATGTCATTCAGTTTAGCCAATTGAACAGTGGAACACAGCTGATTCACCGGATGTCCGCGGCAATCATTATTGCGGCATTCATCTATCTTTCTCTCCGTGTAATGACGGTGCCTCCAGCAAGTCTGCTGCTCATCATCCTTATCTTTTCCCGCTTATGGCCAAGGTTTACGGCAATTCAGTCCAATCTGGAGTACATCAGCTCCATGCTTCCTGCGTTTCGGGTGGTCAGAGAACTGCAAGCGCAGACGGCGAAGAGTCGTGAGATTAGTGAAGAGATTGCTTCGGCAGGAGACGTTGGAACTGATGGGATTCAACCTATGGAACTGAAGGAATCTATCACGTGTGAGGATGTCTGCTATCGCTATGAGGGAAGTGATACGTACTCATTGCGAAATGTGCAAGCTTCGATTCCAGCAAGGGGTATGACCGCAATTGTAGGGAAATCCGGAGCAGGCAAGAGCACGCTGATAGATCTGATTATGGGCCTCGTAAGGCCTGAAACTGGTCGTATTCTGATTGACGGTGTGCCTCTGTCAGAAGAACGATTATTGAGCTGGCGAAGTTCCATCGGATATGTCTCCCAGGACCCATTCCTGTTTCATACGAGTATTCGTGAGAATCTGCGTCTGGTTGATCCAAATGCAAGTGAAGAACAGATGTGGCAGGCTTTGCAATTTTCCTCCTCTGCGGCTTTTGTACGGAAGCTGCCTCAGGGTCTGGATACGATCATTGGTGATCGGGGTATTCGTCTATCCGGAGGTGAACGTCAGCGATTGGTGCTTGCCCGGGCCATGCTGCGTAATCCTTCTGTATTGGTATTGGATGAAGCAACGAGTGCGCTCGACAGTGAGAATGAACAGTACATCCATGAGGCGCTGGAACGGTTAAAAGGACATGTGACCATTATCGTGATTGCACACCGATTGTCCACGATTCGGACGGCAGATCGTGTAATTGTGCTTGATGAAGGTCGGGTGATTCAAGAGGGCGGGTACCAGCAGTTATCTACTGATCCGGTAGGGACGTTCAGCAAACTTTTGAACATGCAAGCGGGTGTTGTGGGGCAGTAA